The proteins below come from a single Halostagnicola larsenii XH-48 genomic window:
- a CDS encoding VWA domain-containing protein yields the protein MVANAGDKKLSSLPFPAIVGQEELKRVLLAVAVNDELDGALVAGEKGTAKSTAVRALVDLLPEQRVVADCPYGCSPDDPRLQCMNCRTRADGREENDARAELPIETRPVPLVTLPLGATRDRVVGTLSVEDALAGEADFDPGLVARAHRGILYVDEVNLLEDHLVDVILDAAASGVNTVERDGVSVSHPAEFTLIGTMNPEEGDLRPQLRDRFALQATVEGCREIEDRVEIIDRSLGLGRENADSTSAADPDFKYAADVRALRNDLADARDRLPAVELPADFKADIARLCLEADVDGHRGDVATARTARTIAALEGRTTVIEPDVREAASYTLPHRLRSTPFEEAPDLEDLLDEEFDDPADAESESDDANDGEGDDDEENGGDGGEAGKDGSKGETGADGEQDRNEAGEPGNDDEKYGSRDGQESASDQPNGPSPAEEPADGERASGESGPSSERRADAGSERGESDGETDRDNSREDDSGDGEDDGGSADETATPLLPGQRADIGEADAPNLEIGSATETRGDTSGGSRASTAPTTDGRGARVRTEPVSESDGTGSIDAAASVRSAASRGESRVGEQDLRRSVRSSDAAATIVFAVDASASMAPAMRTAKGVVLDLLRDSYQRRDEVAFVAFAGDDADVLLPPTTSVTLAARHLKDLPSGDRTPLPAGIETTRSVLERTDTDASVVVLVTDGGANVAGESASPTEATRRAARRLRAAGALVVVVDAGDDSRAGLSELVAAETGGELVSLSALSVETVRSAAESVPQKE from the coding sequence ATGGTTGCAAACGCTGGAGACAAAAAGCTATCGTCACTCCCCTTTCCAGCGATCGTCGGGCAGGAGGAACTCAAGCGAGTGTTGCTCGCCGTCGCCGTCAACGACGAACTCGACGGCGCGCTCGTCGCCGGGGAAAAAGGAACGGCGAAGTCGACGGCCGTCCGCGCGCTGGTCGACCTGCTCCCTGAGCAACGAGTGGTTGCCGACTGTCCGTACGGCTGTTCGCCGGACGACCCGCGTCTGCAGTGTATGAACTGTCGAACGCGCGCGGACGGTCGAGAGGAGAACGACGCTCGAGCGGAACTCCCGATCGAAACGCGGCCGGTTCCGCTCGTCACGCTTCCCCTCGGAGCCACTCGCGACCGCGTCGTCGGAACCCTCTCCGTCGAGGACGCGCTCGCCGGCGAGGCAGACTTCGACCCCGGACTGGTAGCCCGCGCGCATCGGGGAATTCTCTACGTCGACGAGGTCAATCTTCTCGAGGATCACCTGGTCGACGTCATCCTCGACGCGGCGGCGAGCGGCGTCAACACCGTCGAGCGGGACGGCGTGAGCGTCTCCCATCCCGCCGAGTTCACGCTCATCGGGACGATGAACCCCGAGGAGGGCGATCTCCGTCCGCAGCTTCGGGACCGATTCGCGCTGCAGGCGACCGTCGAGGGCTGTCGGGAGATCGAAGATCGCGTCGAAATCATCGACCGCTCGCTCGGCCTCGGTCGCGAGAACGCCGACAGCACGTCCGCCGCCGACCCCGACTTCAAGTACGCCGCTGACGTTCGAGCCCTCCGAAACGACCTCGCGGACGCCCGGGATCGGCTCCCGGCAGTCGAGCTCCCCGCCGATTTCAAAGCCGACATCGCTCGGCTCTGTCTCGAGGCCGATGTCGACGGCCATCGCGGCGATGTCGCCACCGCCAGGACGGCCAGAACGATCGCCGCGCTCGAGGGACGGACGACCGTCATCGAGCCCGACGTACGCGAAGCCGCTTCGTACACCCTCCCCCACCGGCTTCGGAGTACCCCCTTCGAGGAGGCCCCCGATCTCGAGGACCTGCTCGACGAGGAGTTCGACGACCCCGCCGACGCCGAGAGCGAGTCGGACGACGCGAACGACGGAGAGGGCGATGACGACGAGGAGAACGGTGGCGACGGCGGCGAAGCTGGAAAAGACGGCAGTAAAGGTGAGACGGGCGCCGACGGTGAGCAAGACCGCAACGAAGCTGGAGAACCCGGAAACGACGATGAGAAATATGGTAGCAGGGACGGGCAGGAATCAGCGTCCGACCAGCCGAACGGCCCTTCACCGGCTGAAGAGCCCGCCGACGGTGAACGAGCAAGCGGCGAGTCCGGCCCCTCGAGCGAGCGGCGAGCCGACGCGGGGTCCGAACGTGGCGAAAGTGACGGTGAGACCGACCGCGACAATAGCCGCGAAGACGACAGCGGCGATGGGGAGGACGACGGTGGGAGCGCCGACGAGACGGCGACACCATTACTACCCGGCCAGCGGGCCGACATCGGCGAGGCGGACGCACCGAATCTCGAGATCGGGTCCGCGACCGAGACTCGCGGAGACACGTCCGGCGGCTCTCGAGCGAGCACGGCCCCGACGACCGACGGCCGCGGGGCCCGCGTCCGGACCGAACCCGTTTCCGAGAGCGACGGGACCGGATCGATCGACGCCGCCGCATCCGTCCGATCGGCGGCGAGTCGCGGCGAGTCGCGCGTCGGCGAGCAGGACCTTCGTCGGTCCGTCCGAAGCAGCGACGCGGCGGCGACGATCGTGTTCGCGGTCGACGCGAGCGCCTCGATGGCCCCCGCGATGCGAACGGCGAAGGGGGTCGTCCTCGACCTGCTTCGAGACAGCTACCAGCGCCGCGACGAGGTCGCGTTCGTCGCGTTCGCCGGAGACGACGCCGACGTGCTTCTTCCCCCGACTACCAGCGTCACGCTCGCCGCGCGCCACCTCAAGGACCTCCCCTCCGGCGATCGCACGCCGCTTCCGGCAGGCATAGAGACGACCCGATCGGTCCTCGAGCGGACGGACACCGACGCGTCGGTCGTCGTTCTGGTCACCGACGGCGGGGCGAACGTCGCGGGAGAATCCGCTAGTCCGACGGAGGCGACGCGACGGGCAGCCAGACGGCTCCGCGCCGCGGGCGCGTTGGTCGTCGTCGTCGATGCGGGAGACGACTCTCGAGCCGGGCTCTCCGAACTCGTCGCCGCCGAAACGGGGGGCGAACTCGTCTCGCTGTCCGCACTTTCGGTCGAAACCGTGCGCTCGGCCGCGGAGTCAGTCCCGCAAAAGGAGTAA
- the cobN gene encoding cobaltochelatase subunit CobN: MTSIGIYTATENELGSIGEAAARLEGIELVVRSESDLDDEASIEAFVDELTDAAAAIFWLHGAEDSMPGYDYATAELAEAGVPLVVKATGDAFAFEDTTVADSHRDLAYDYLEKGGTINVENLCRFLVSEYGDGDDSDRSGEYADPTALPTEGVYHPDHPGVEYEELLETFDSNRPTVAVWFYESHWTHENTRYVDAQVRALDEQGANALPIFCNPATDTDEQEDAEWVTDNWLLNDNGQPMVDAVLSSFMFSLSMDERGRSADDEGSSAEDVFLDRLGVPVLQTITTMRSRSRYESSETGVMGFELALSVALPEFDGNVITHPISGKERTDDAGIGSAPKHHYPIEDRVDHATRLAVNWAELRHTPNEEKKVAVVLHNYPPSDDGIGTAFGLDSPESTVNLLSELEARNYDLGGEMPESGQSLVENLTAQLTLEDRWVAPEDVRDLSVDVVSSDQYADWFADADERFRENVLEEWGEAPDRPFAIPGVEFGNVLVTVQPPRGFGMDPSKVYHDSDLQPPHDYYAFYSWVRNTYDADAVVHLGTHGSLEWLPGKTVGLDGESAPDQLIDDLPNVYPYIVNNPGEGTQAKRRSYAAIVDYLTPVMRNAGTYDELSELEELANQYREAGMEDARADDGEHLERLIRETVEELDLAVELGIAGTIDEKVDVRGPEESGTTLEEGDVAGDDLEIDDLVERIHEYLTDVKTTQIRLGLHTMSEPPEGERLIEYLVALTRLENPGAPSLRESVAGVLGIDYQTMLDSPGTYDDDLGMTYAEASDRVFETSVELLETLAEQDFDVPESEVDGGPEDEINMNLLVVDLETIGDARAKSGAHDDLRKALAFICEEAQPRVQGAADEIPRTADALEGEYVPPGGSGAPTRGGVDLLPTARNFYTLDPRKVPAKAAWQVGSEVAEGVLERHHDENDEYPEEIGVVAWGTPTVRTRGETIAQVLAMMGVEPQWTDAGRIDDVEPIPLEELDRPRIDVTTRVSGLFRDAFPAAAGVIHDAVDAVVDLEEPPELNYVKKHVEEEQAELEDEEGVNADDARKEAKHRVFTTKPGGYGAGTNKAVDEGNWDDRSDLASVYVQWGGYAMGSRGRVSDAHDAFERRLSSVDATVKLEDTMEQDEFDSSDWYAFHGGFISAVTEISGEEPASYVGDSSDPDNVDVYTNEEKVRKSMRARVLNPDWLESMEEHGYKGAGDLSTTVDVTLGWDATTGIVSDTLWTEVAEKYAFDEDRQEWMRDVNPWALESISDTLLEAIDRDLWDADEKTVDRLRDINLRVEGDLEARTTNEAVGAGVTNDD; this comes from the coding sequence ATGACATCCATTGGGATCTACACCGCGACCGAGAACGAACTCGGTTCGATCGGCGAGGCGGCCGCGCGCCTCGAGGGTATCGAACTGGTCGTCAGATCGGAGTCCGATCTGGACGACGAGGCGTCGATCGAAGCGTTCGTCGACGAGTTAACCGACGCGGCGGCCGCGATCTTCTGGCTTCACGGGGCCGAAGACAGCATGCCGGGCTACGACTACGCGACGGCCGAACTCGCAGAGGCGGGGGTTCCGCTCGTCGTGAAAGCGACCGGCGACGCCTTCGCGTTCGAGGATACGACCGTCGCCGACTCGCATCGGGACCTCGCGTACGACTACCTCGAGAAGGGCGGCACGATCAACGTCGAGAACCTGTGTCGGTTCCTCGTCTCGGAGTACGGCGACGGTGACGACAGCGACCGCTCGGGTGAGTACGCCGATCCCACCGCGCTCCCGACCGAAGGCGTCTATCACCCCGACCATCCGGGCGTCGAGTACGAGGAACTCCTCGAGACCTTCGACTCTAATCGGCCGACGGTCGCCGTCTGGTTCTACGAATCCCACTGGACACACGAAAACACCCGCTACGTCGACGCGCAGGTGCGAGCGCTCGATGAACAGGGCGCAAACGCGCTCCCCATCTTCTGCAATCCGGCCACGGACACCGACGAACAGGAGGATGCAGAGTGGGTGACGGACAACTGGCTCCTCAACGATAACGGCCAGCCGATGGTCGACGCGGTCCTCTCCTCGTTCATGTTCTCGCTCTCGATGGACGAGCGCGGACGGAGCGCGGACGACGAAGGCAGTTCCGCGGAGGATGTCTTTCTGGACCGTCTCGGGGTCCCCGTCCTCCAGACGATCACGACGATGCGCTCGCGCTCGAGGTACGAGTCGAGCGAGACGGGCGTGATGGGCTTCGAACTCGCGCTGTCGGTCGCGCTGCCGGAGTTCGACGGCAACGTCATCACCCACCCGATCTCGGGCAAGGAGCGAACCGACGACGCGGGGATCGGCAGCGCGCCGAAACATCACTACCCGATCGAGGACCGGGTCGACCACGCGACGCGCCTCGCGGTCAACTGGGCCGAGCTTCGCCACACCCCAAACGAGGAAAAGAAGGTGGCCGTCGTCCTGCACAATTACCCGCCGAGCGACGACGGCATCGGGACCGCGTTCGGCCTCGACTCGCCCGAGTCGACCGTGAACCTGCTCTCCGAACTCGAGGCCCGAAACTACGACCTCGGGGGCGAGATGCCCGAGAGCGGACAGTCGCTCGTCGAAAACCTGACCGCACAGCTCACGCTCGAGGACCGCTGGGTCGCGCCGGAAGACGTTCGTGATCTCTCGGTCGACGTGGTCTCGAGCGACCAGTACGCCGACTGGTTCGCGGACGCGGACGAGCGGTTTCGAGAAAACGTCCTCGAGGAGTGGGGCGAAGCGCCGGACCGGCCGTTCGCGATTCCGGGCGTCGAGTTCGGCAACGTCCTCGTCACCGTCCAGCCCCCGCGCGGGTTCGGGATGGATCCCTCGAAGGTGTACCACGATTCGGATCTCCAGCCGCCCCACGACTACTACGCGTTCTACAGTTGGGTGCGCAATACCTACGATGCCGACGCCGTCGTCCACCTTGGAACCCACGGGAGCCTCGAGTGGCTCCCCGGCAAGACCGTCGGCCTCGACGGCGAGAGCGCGCCGGATCAGCTGATCGACGACCTGCCGAACGTCTACCCCTACATCGTGAACAACCCCGGCGAGGGAACGCAAGCGAAGCGCCGATCCTACGCCGCGATCGTGGACTACCTGACGCCGGTCATGCGAAACGCGGGGACCTACGACGAGCTGTCGGAACTCGAGGAACTGGCGAACCAGTACCGCGAAGCGGGGATGGAAGACGCCCGCGCGGACGACGGCGAGCACCTCGAGAGGCTCATCCGGGAGACGGTCGAAGAGTTAGATCTCGCGGTCGAGTTGGGGATTGCGGGGACGATAGACGAGAAAGTCGACGTCCGCGGACCCGAGGAATCGGGAACCACCCTCGAAGAGGGCGACGTCGCTGGCGACGATCTCGAGATCGACGACCTCGTCGAGCGGATCCACGAGTATCTCACGGACGTCAAGACGACCCAGATTCGGCTCGGACTGCACACGATGTCAGAACCGCCCGAGGGCGAGCGACTGATCGAGTACCTGGTCGCGCTCACGCGACTCGAGAACCCGGGCGCACCGAGCCTCCGCGAGAGCGTCGCCGGCGTGCTCGGAATCGACTACCAGACCATGCTCGACTCGCCGGGAACCTACGACGACGACCTCGGGATGACCTACGCCGAGGCGTCTGATCGCGTCTTCGAGACCAGCGTCGAACTGCTCGAGACGCTCGCGGAACAGGACTTCGACGTGCCCGAATCCGAGGTCGACGGCGGCCCCGAGGACGAGATCAACATGAACCTGCTCGTCGTCGACCTCGAGACGATCGGCGACGCGCGGGCGAAATCCGGCGCTCACGACGACCTTCGAAAGGCGCTGGCGTTCATTTGCGAGGAAGCACAGCCTCGCGTGCAGGGGGCAGCAGACGAGATTCCGCGAACCGCCGACGCCCTCGAGGGCGAGTACGTGCCGCCGGGCGGCTCCGGTGCGCCGACCCGCGGCGGCGTCGACCTGCTCCCGACGGCGCGGAACTTCTACACGCTCGATCCGCGGAAGGTGCCGGCGAAGGCCGCCTGGCAGGTCGGGAGCGAGGTCGCCGAAGGCGTGCTCGAGCGCCACCACGACGAGAACGACGAGTACCCCGAAGAGATCGGCGTGGTCGCCTGGGGAACCCCGACCGTCCGCACCCGCGGCGAGACGATCGCGCAGGTGCTGGCGATGATGGGGGTCGAACCGCAGTGGACCGACGCCGGACGGATCGACGACGTTGAGCCGATCCCGCTCGAGGAACTCGATCGTCCCAGAATCGACGTGACGACGCGCGTTTCTGGGCTTTTCCGGGACGCGTTCCCCGCCGCGGCGGGGGTCATCCACGACGCCGTGGATGCGGTGGTCGACCTCGAGGAGCCACCGGAGTTGAACTACGTCAAGAAACACGTCGAGGAGGAGCAGGCTGAACTCGAGGACGAAGAAGGGGTCAACGCCGATGACGCGCGAAAGGAGGCCAAACACCGCGTCTTCACGACGAAGCCCGGCGGCTACGGAGCCGGGACGAACAAGGCCGTCGACGAGGGCAACTGGGACGACCGAAGCGACCTCGCGAGCGTTTACGTCCAGTGGGGCGGCTACGCCATGGGCTCGCGCGGCCGCGTCTCGGACGCCCACGACGCCTTCGAGCGCCGCCTCTCGAGCGTCGACGCGACGGTCAAACTCGAGGACACGATGGAACAGGACGAGTTCGACTCCTCGGACTGGTACGCCTTCCACGGCGGGTTCATCTCGGCCGTGACGGAGATTTCGGGGGAGGAACCTGCCTCCTACGTCGGCGATTCCTCCGATCCCGACAACGTGGACGTCTACACCAACGAGGAGAAGGTCCGCAAGTCGATGCGAGCTCGGGTGTTGAACCCGGACTGGCTCGAGTCCATGGAGGAACACGGCTACAAGGGCGCTGGAGACCTCTCGACGACCGTCGACGTGACGCTGGGCTGGGACGCGACCACCGGCATCGTCTCGGACACCCTCTGGACGGAGGTCGCCGAGAAGTACGCCTTCGACGAGGATCGACAGGAGTGGATGCGCGACGTGAACCCGTGGGCGCTCGAGTCCATCTCGGATACCCTCCTCGAGGCGATCGACCGGGACCTGTGGGACGCCGACGAGAAGACCGTCGACCGCCTGCGAGATATCAACCTTCGCGTCGAGGGCGACCTCGAGGCCAGAACGACCAACGAAGCCGTCGGTGCGGGGGTGACGAACGATGACTGA
- a CDS encoding DUF2103 domain-containing protein, giving the protein MECRHCASSLEKPGDFCLVCRESNTDRVVLEAGRERATITMLADETAIGETTITTVPETGEEETVEFRNFAELIGDEIRRKRPEEVYAAGERSVIRAVRNTLHHTFYRVDDEEPVDAVIERNGERALDVVNLPLSEKIGGSHTTLIGGRTGMQAIRTVAGHPHVKKVIPGPIDAGGKGSQSGLRAKVTRADDGGNIRLLLRDGSSVQENRIVTTARDREMGERVRDDLNDVLDEEEFQ; this is encoded by the coding sequence ATGGAGTGTCGCCACTGCGCATCGTCGCTCGAGAAACCCGGAGACTTCTGTCTGGTCTGTCGGGAGTCGAACACCGACCGGGTCGTTCTCGAGGCGGGTCGCGAGCGGGCGACAATCACGATGCTCGCCGATGAGACGGCGATTGGCGAGACGACCATCACGACGGTTCCCGAGACTGGCGAGGAAGAGACCGTCGAATTTCGCAACTTCGCAGAACTGATCGGGGACGAGATCCGCAGGAAGCGCCCGGAGGAGGTCTACGCGGCGGGAGAGCGCTCGGTCATCCGCGCCGTTCGGAACACCCTCCATCACACGTTCTATCGCGTGGACGATGAGGAACCAGTCGACGCCGTCATCGAGCGAAACGGGGAACGAGCGCTCGACGTTGTTAATCTCCCACTCTCGGAGAAAATTGGTGGCAGCCACACGACGCTGATCGGCGGCCGAACGGGCATGCAGGCCATTCGAACCGTCGCGGGACACCCCCACGTCAAGAAAGTCATCCCTGGCCCGATCGACGCGGGTGGGAAGGGGTCCCAATCAGGACTGCGCGCGAAAGTCACGCGAGCCGACGACGGCGGAAACATTCGCCTCCTTTTGCGAGACGGCTCGAGCGTGCAGGAAAACCGGATCGTCACGACTGCACGCGACCGAGAGATGGGCGAACGGGTCCGTGACGACCTCAACGACGTACTCGACGAAGAAGAGTTCCAGTGA
- a CDS encoding YqjF family protein, with amino-acid sequence MVVPLEMGWRQLLFENWPIDPDVMDAHLPATLTPDEYDGSAWLSIVPFTNVAVRPRGVPKSLGIRLPELNVRTYVTHDGVPSVYFFSLDAQGISSVLGARVFHHLPYYYARISLAVEDGRVAFSSNRRHPGARPAQYEGTYWPTDDPFLAPSDPFGEFLVERYRFYTEAQDGSIRYTDVEHDPWQLYPAAADIETNTLFSAHGFETPNAEPVYYYSPGLDVVASRSRRL; translated from the coding sequence ATGGTCGTTCCGTTAGAGATGGGATGGCGGCAACTGCTGTTCGAGAACTGGCCGATCGATCCCGACGTGATGGACGCCCATCTTCCTGCCACGCTGACGCCCGACGAGTACGACGGGTCCGCGTGGCTGTCGATCGTTCCGTTCACCAACGTCGCCGTCCGACCGAGGGGCGTTCCGAAATCGCTCGGTATCAGACTACCGGAACTCAACGTTAGAACGTACGTCACGCACGACGGCGTGCCGAGCGTCTACTTCTTCAGCCTCGATGCGCAGGGCATCTCGAGCGTGCTCGGCGCGCGCGTCTTCCACCACCTGCCGTACTACTACGCGCGTATCTCGCTGGCGGTCGAAGACGGCCGCGTCGCGTTCTCGAGCAACCGTCGTCATCCGGGTGCTCGACCCGCCCAATACGAGGGGACCTACTGGCCGACCGACGACCCGTTTTTGGCCCCGAGCGATCCGTTCGGGGAGTTCCTGGTCGAACGCTATCGGTTCTACACCGAAGCGCAGGACGGGTCGATCCGGTACACGGACGTCGAACACGACCCGTGGCAGTTGTACCCGGCCGCTGCCGACATCGAAACGAATACGCTGTTTTCGGCGCACGGATTCGAAACGCCGAACGCCGAACCGGTCTATTACTACAGTCCGGGGCTTGACGTGGTCGCCTCGCGAAGCAGGCGTTTGTGA
- a CDS encoding 50S ribosomal protein L37Ae, protein MSNNSGIVGSAGRFGARYGRVSRRRVSDIEADMENATVDGDDVTRVGTGIWKNDETGEVFTGGAYRPQTPAGKTVTRSIRAALAEDESDD, encoded by the coding sequence ATGAGCAACAACTCTGGGATCGTCGGTAGCGCTGGCCGATTCGGCGCACGCTACGGGCGCGTTTCCCGACGACGAGTGAGCGATATCGAGGCCGACATGGAGAACGCGACAGTCGACGGCGACGACGTTACCCGCGTCGGAACCGGTATCTGGAAGAACGACGAGACCGGCGAAGTGTTCACCGGCGGTGCCTACCGCCCACAGACGCCGGCCGGAAAGACCGTGACCCGATCGATCCGGGCCGCGCTGGCAGAAGACGAAAGCGACGACTAA
- a CDS encoding DNA-directed RNA polymerase subunit P — protein MSYKCSRCKRDVQLDEYGGVRCPYCGHRVLLKERSRDVKEVDVH, from the coding sequence ATGAGTTACAAATGTTCCCGCTGTAAACGCGACGTCCAGCTCGACGAATACGGCGGCGTCCGCTGTCCGTACTGCGGACACCGGGTCCTGCTCAAAGAGCGCAGCCGAGACGTCAAGGAAGTCGACGTCCACTAG
- a CDS encoding prefoldin subunit beta: MQGNLPPEAQEKIEELQDLQETAQTVAVQKQEAESSLTDAENALEELENIDDETTMYRQVGELLVETEYDEAESDLDEKVDSLEIRLETLEKQEDRVQDQFESLQEELEQMLGGAGGGMGGPAGPGGPGAGGA; encoded by the coding sequence ATGCAAGGAAACCTGCCGCCGGAAGCACAGGAGAAAATCGAGGAGCTACAGGACCTACAGGAGACCGCCCAGACGGTCGCCGTCCAGAAACAGGAGGCAGAATCCTCGCTCACCGACGCCGAGAACGCGCTCGAGGAACTCGAGAACATCGACGACGAGACGACCATGTACCGACAGGTCGGCGAACTCCTCGTCGAAACCGAGTACGACGAAGCCGAATCGGACCTCGACGAGAAGGTCGATAGCCTCGAGATCCGACTCGAAACCCTCGAAAAGCAGGAAGACCGCGTACAGGATCAGTTCGAATCCCTGCAGGAGGAACTCGAGCAGATGCTCGGCGGCGCTGGCGGCGGCATGGGCGGCCCGGCCGGCCCAGGCGGTCCGGGCGCAGGCGGCGCATAA
- the truD gene encoding tRNA pseudouridine(13) synthase TruD, with amino-acid sequence MRPAHPTEQAVGMEYYVSDADGVGGRLRDADDHFRVRELERFSTEPVDASTDAYPHLVFRATLTAWDTNDFASRLSDALGISRERINWAGTKDKYAVTTQLFSVYAPDRNELPEVNEADIEVLGRAGRGLEFGDLAGNSFELVVSDAERPETAAEITDELGEFGGAGVGNDDEDGSPQTIGVPNFFGQQRFGSQRPVTHEVGLAIARGDWEGAVMAYLGNPTESEPEGTREARRFVDESRDWQAALERFPNRLRYERSMLHELAEHQSQESGEPGPETYRAALERVPSNLQRLFVHAAQSYAFNLMLSERLERGLPFDRPVEGDVVCFADRDAPDELELPDVDREQRVDERRIRSVTRHCERGRAFVTAPLVGTDTTLADGAQGEIERDVLAELDLEPDDFDLPGEFHSTGTRRAILVRTDLALESEPLTLSFALPKGSYATVLCREYLKVDPIDLG; translated from the coding sequence ATGCGCCCCGCTCATCCAACCGAACAGGCCGTCGGCATGGAGTATTACGTCAGCGACGCCGACGGGGTCGGCGGTCGCTTGCGCGACGCGGACGACCACTTTCGCGTGCGCGAACTCGAGCGGTTCTCGACCGAGCCGGTCGACGCGTCGACGGACGCCTATCCGCACCTCGTCTTCCGGGCGACGCTCACGGCGTGGGACACGAACGACTTCGCGTCCCGGCTCTCCGACGCGCTGGGAATCAGTCGCGAACGGATCAACTGGGCCGGAACCAAGGACAAGTACGCCGTGACGACCCAGCTGTTTTCGGTCTACGCGCCCGACCGCAACGAGCTTCCGGAGGTGAACGAAGCCGACATCGAGGTGCTCGGGCGGGCGGGACGCGGACTCGAGTTCGGCGACCTCGCCGGAAACAGCTTCGAGTTGGTCGTCAGCGACGCCGAGCGACCGGAAACCGCGGCGGAGATTACCGACGAACTCGGCGAGTTCGGCGGCGCGGGCGTCGGTAACGATGACGAAGACGGCTCGCCGCAAACCATCGGCGTGCCCAACTTCTTCGGCCAACAGCGGTTCGGAAGCCAGCGGCCGGTCACGCACGAAGTCGGCCTCGCCATCGCTCGAGGCGACTGGGAGGGGGCCGTGATGGCCTACCTCGGCAATCCGACCGAGTCCGAGCCGGAGGGGACGCGAGAAGCCCGCCGGTTCGTCGACGAGAGCCGCGACTGGCAGGCGGCACTCGAGCGGTTTCCCAATCGCCTGCGGTACGAGCGCTCGATGCTCCACGAACTGGCCGAACACCAGAGCCAGGAATCCGGCGAGCCGGGTCCGGAGACGTACCGGGCGGCGCTCGAGCGGGTTCCGTCGAACCTCCAGCGGCTGTTCGTTCACGCGGCCCAGTCCTACGCGTTCAACCTGATGCTGAGCGAACGGCTCGAGCGGGGACTCCCCTTCGACCGGCCGGTCGAGGGAGACGTCGTCTGTTTCGCCGACCGAGACGCCCCCGACGAACTCGAGTTGCCTGACGTCGACCGGGAACAGCGCGTCGACGAGCGCCGGATTCGATCCGTGACCCGCCACTGCGAGCGCGGGCGAGCGTTCGTCACGGCGCCGCTGGTCGGAACCGACACGACACTGGCCGACGGCGCGCAGGGCGAGATCGAACGCGACGTGCTCGCGGAGCTCGACCTCGAGCCAGACGATTTCGACCTGCCCGGCGAGTTCCACTCGACCGGGACCCGGCGCGCGATCCTCGTTCGAACCGACCTCGCGCTCGAGAGCGAGCCGCTGACGCTCTCGTTTGCGCTGCCGAAAGGGTCCTACGCGACGGTGTTGTGTCGCGAGTATCTGAAAGTCGATCCGATCGACCTCGGGTAG
- a CDS encoding KEOPS complex subunit Pcc1 — MFSHGATLEFDYESDARARLIAESVTREIGEIDDDRSRTTISRSDRTVRIEIEARDVIALRAALNTWFTLVDVAEETATAGSRFV, encoded by the coding sequence GTGTTTTCTCACGGCGCAACCCTCGAGTTCGACTACGAGAGCGACGCTCGAGCGCGTCTCATCGCCGAAAGCGTCACCCGCGAGATCGGCGAGATCGATGACGACCGCTCGAGAACGACGATTTCCCGGTCCGACCGAACCGTCCGCATCGAGATCGAAGCTCGAGACGTTATCGCCCTTCGAGCGGCGCTCAACACCTGGTTTACGCTGGTCGACGTTGCAGAGGAGACCGCCACCGCAGGAAGCCGGTTCGTCTGA
- a CDS encoding DUF3194 domain-containing protein gives MNTDTDTDADADPDPETVVQTASDAAEARIFSAYKQSAVRDYDVTVVFEEGVLEVDVYLNAPEDEADPDAVADEAALAARAAVDELFDE, from the coding sequence ATGAATACAGACACGGACACAGATGCGGACGCCGACCCGGACCCGGAAACGGTCGTGCAGACCGCCTCCGATGCAGCTGAAGCGCGAATTTTCTCGGCGTACAAACAGTCGGCGGTCCGCGATTACGACGTGACGGTCGTCTTCGAAGAGGGCGTGCTCGAGGTCGACGTCTACCTCAACGCCCCCGAGGACGAAGCCGATCCGGACGCCGTCGCCGACGAGGCGGCGCTGGCGGCGAGAGCGGCGGTGGACGAACTGTTCGACGAGTAG